In Rhodothermales bacterium, one genomic interval encodes:
- a CDS encoding YciI family protein gives MPQYLVASYLPDDFDPSVISEEIVEAIYAVNRELIAAGARKFACGLSPASEAKTLRPQPNGKISVTDGPYIETKEHIGGLLILEAANLDEALAWARKGMVWNAVVEVREIQFHPDPKGATQ, from the coding sequence CGTTGCCAGCTATCTTCCCGACGACTTCGACCCGTCCGTCATCTCCGAAGAGATTGTCGAGGCGATCTACGCCGTCAACCGCGAACTCATCGCCGCCGGCGCCAGGAAATTCGCCTGCGGCCTCTCCCCCGCCAGCGAGGCGAAGACGCTGAGGCCGCAGCCCAACGGCAAGATTTCCGTCACCGACGGGCCGTACATCGAGACCAAGGAGCACATCGGCGGTCTCTTGATTCTCGAAGCCGCGAATCTCGATGAGGCGTTGGCGTGGGCCCGCAAAGGGATGGTCTGGAATGCCGTGGTCGAGGTCCGTGAGATTCAATTTCACCCGGATCCGAAAGGAGCCACGCAGTAA